One region of Mycolicibacterium rhodesiae NBB3 genomic DNA includes:
- a CDS encoding SDR family NAD(P)-dependent oxidoreductase: MSDVRTVVITGASRGLGLASAAELYRRGWRVVGAMRSVDHGLDRIRELTGVRRDDPRLLGVHLDLVDPESISAAATSILEMVGAPDALVHNAAVASAGFVEETPSSEWTRLFATNLFGPAALTNAILPAMRAAGHGRIVVVSSTVAVRGMPLASIYSATKAGAERWAESLAGEVAPFGLGVTILMAGTYDTEITGDETPVFQHVDGPYGLMHLKMERRGRIAVKMANPPVRFARSLARTLERDRVPIAHRGAGIDARIFRTVGRFTPTAVIHQLVRVGLAQPRFGALRDHR; encoded by the coding sequence ATGTCCGATGTTCGCACCGTAGTGATCACCGGCGCCTCGCGCGGTCTTGGTCTTGCTTCTGCCGCTGAGCTCTATCGTCGAGGCTGGCGCGTCGTGGGGGCGATGCGATCGGTCGATCACGGGCTCGATCGGATCCGTGAGTTGACAGGTGTGCGCCGCGACGATCCCCGTCTCCTCGGAGTACACCTCGATCTCGTTGATCCCGAATCGATTTCAGCTGCCGCCACCAGCATCCTTGAGATGGTCGGCGCCCCCGACGCCCTGGTCCACAACGCGGCCGTGGCGAGCGCGGGCTTTGTCGAAGAGACTCCTTCCTCCGAGTGGACTCGGTTGTTCGCGACCAATCTCTTCGGTCCCGCTGCACTGACCAATGCGATTCTGCCCGCGATGCGCGCTGCCGGACACGGCCGCATCGTGGTGGTGTCGAGCACGGTGGCGGTGCGCGGAATGCCGCTGGCCTCCATCTACTCGGCGACGAAGGCCGGCGCGGAACGGTGGGCCGAGTCACTTGCGGGGGAGGTGGCACCGTTCGGCCTCGGCGTGACCATATTGATGGCCGGAACGTATGACACCGAGATCACCGGCGACGAAACACCCGTCTTCCAGCACGTCGACGGTCCATACGGGTTGATGCACCTCAAGATGGAACGACGTGGCCGCATAGCGGTGAAGATGGCGAATCCGCCAGTCCGCTTCGCGCGATCGCTCGCCAGGACACTGGAACGAGATCGCGTACCGATCGCACACCGCGGCGCTGGCATCGACGCCAGGATTTTCCGGACGGTCGGGCGGTTCACACCCACCGCGGTGATTCATCAGCTCGTCAGGGTCGGTCTCGCTCAGCCGCGCTTTGGCGCGCTCCGCGATCACCGGTGA